A window of Lytechinus pictus isolate F3 Inbred chromosome 7, Lp3.0, whole genome shotgun sequence contains these coding sequences:
- the LOC129264454 gene encoding sodium/bile acid cotransporter 5-like — protein sequence MSLERTGAMTTVVLMIGFLAMLTISSQGVVADDAPLSAPLGDSWISSIREFVKRQASDPSETDLSEVSPSPLVPLDSEVQTTTTKKPKKNKKNKNKKNKNKKKKKKSTPAPMTTILNLMETGKIDVQDHMEDDDDDHYESPGENITLNAYPDVVYLYEGHNGTIEFNFTNLLGPVILEFESESEKIFKIVSDDRVVFDPEDPSHNGTLVVTLKGGKLGITKLIVHVTDMEDEDVFDTKMTYVVKTKRIPRLIDVIFDFLLLPLILITTAGMGCKMDFIIIRDKLKKPFQILVGPVCQFICQPFYAFCISKILKLSGITAVGLVTVGSCPGGGVSNMITLLLDADLILSVTMTFTSTCLAVAMLPINMLIYARHFLSEEGGGVNIPFANIMIQIMMLTVPVLFGMLIHYKLPKVAHYAIKSLNVLSLTMVSTTLIIGIYSNLYIFSSEWQVLVGAFLLPTCGYITGFCVSKFIARFPMESALTIMVETGVQNNLIAISMIKLSYPQPEADLMARMPIFVAISSITIGLIMICAAVPINRRRRAERKQKAEEVQKELDDRYDKYEYEPTIRNGSTKVTTNGHYPTTPDSEVPPSYEEAEPFITHQKMAKETIV from the exons ATGTCTTTGGAACGAACGGGAGCAATGACCACTGTGGTCTTGATGATTGGGTTTCTCGCTATGTTAACCATCAGCTCGCAGGGCGTCGTCGCCGACGATGCACCCCTCTCTGCACCCCTTGGAGATTCTTGGATCTCAAGCATCAGAGAGTTTGTTAAAAGACAGGCGAGTGATCCATCAGAAACCGACCTCTCAGAGGTATCGCCGTCTCCCCTTGTTCCTTTAGACAGTGAAGTCCAAACCACCACAACTAAGAAAccaaagaagaacaagaagaacaaaaacaagaagaacaagaacaagaagaaaaagaaaaagtcgACACCAGCACCAATGACCACTATCTTGAACTTAATGGAAACGGGAAAGATCGATGTCCAGGATCACatggaagatgatgatgatgatcattacGAGTCTCCAGGAGAAAACATCACTTTAAATGCCTACCCAGATGTGGTGTATCTGTATGAAGGACACAACGGTACGATTGAGTTTAACTTTACCAACCTACTTGGACCTGTTATTCTGGAATTTGAGAGCGAGAGCGAAAAGATTTTTAAGATCGTAAGTGATGACCGAGTGGTCTTTGACCCAGAGGATCCGTCTCATAACGGAACTTTGGTGGTTACACTGAAAGGTGGCAAGCTAGGCATCACGAAACTCATTGTCCATGTTACCGATATGGAAGATGAAGATGTCTTTGATACCAAGATGACTTACGTAGTCAAAACGAAAAGAATTCCTCGACTGATCGATGTTATATTCGATTTCCTCCTGCTTCCCTTGATCTTAATCACCACAGCTGGTATGGGGTGCAAGATGGACTTCATCATCATCCGCGATAAGCTCAAGAAACCATTTCAGATTCTGGTCGGTCCAGTCTGTCAGTTCATCTGCCAGCCCTTTTACGCCTTCTGCATCTCCAAGATTCTAAAGCTGAGCGGTATCACCGCCGTTGGTCTGGTCACAGTCGGGTCGTGTCCGGGTGGAGGCGTCAGCAACATGATCACCCTCCTCCTGGATGCCGACCTCATCCTCAGCGTCACCATGACGTTCACATCCACCTGTCTCGCAGTCGCGATGCTTCCCATCAACATGCTCATCTACGCACGTCACTTCCTGTCAGAAGAAGGTGGAGGAGTCAACATCCCCTTTGCCAACATCATGATCCAGATCATGATGTTGACCGTCCCAGTCCTGTTCGGGATGCTCATCCATTACAAACTTCCCAAGGTCGCCCACTACGCCATCAAGTCTCTCAATGTTCTATCACTCACCATGGTGTCTACAACGCTCATTATTGGTATTTATTCCAACCTCTACATCTTCAGTTCAGAGTGGCAAGTCTTGGTGGGTGCTTTCCTTCTACCGACGTGTGGATACATTACTGGATTCTGTGTGTcaaa GTTTATAGCTCGGTTCCCGATGGAGTCTGCTCTGACAATCATGGTTGAGACAGGGGTGCAGAACAACCTGATTGCCATCTCAATGATCAAGCTTTCGTACCCTCAACCGGAAGCCGATCTCATGGCCAGGATGCCCATCTTTGTAGCCATTTCATCCATCACCATTGGTTTAATCATGATCTGTGCTGCTGTGCCTATCAACAGAAGGAGACGCGCAGAGAGGAAGCAGAAGGCAGAGGAGGTTCAGAAAGAACTGGATGACAG ATATGACAAATACGAATACGAGCCCACGATAAGGAACGGAAGCACAAAAGTCACCACCAACGGCCATTATCCTACCACTCCCGACTCCGAGGTGCCCCCTTCTTACGAGGAAGCAGAGCCCTTCATTACACACCAGAAAATGGCCAAAGAAACAATAGTATAA